GCCATGCAGTGAGGGGGCGCCGATCATGACCCTCGCAAAAGAAAACGCCCCGGCGATGACCAGGGCGCAAAGCAATACGTCTGCCGCCGATTCTACCCGCATCGCCCGCTTGAAAACCATCGCCGCCGACCATCCCGGCAACGATGTGGAGCGCCAGCGCGATCGCGTCCTGGCCGCCCTGCAGGAAGGCCCGCTATCGACCGTGGAGGCCCGCCGCTGGTTGGATGTGATGCACCCGGCAATGCGCGTGCTGGAGCTGCGGGCGATCGGCCTGCGCATCGATACCGTGTGGAGCCTTGAGCCGACCGAGTGCGGGCGCCTGCATCGGATGGGGCGTTATCACCTGCGCGTGGGGGTGGCGGGATGATTCAGACCTCGACCCGGAAGAAGTGCCGGAACTGCCGGCACTTCGAGCTATCGCCGCCTGCCGCGCCGACCTCGAAGTCGACGTACTTCGGCCGGTGCCATCGCCCGGACTGGCCGCACGCCACGACCGCGGGCAAGGTCTGCCCCGGCTGGAAGGCTCGCGCGCCTGAGGCTGTGCGTGCAACGCAGCACGACCGGCTTGTGCAGGCGCTTTGGGGCGCCTTTGGGGCGATGACCGCGCACCGCTACGCCGAAGCCCGCGAGCCGCTGGAGTGGCTTGTGCGCGAGCTGCAGGCGCTGGAGGTACGGAAATGAGCGCCGACGCCTTGCTAGACCGCCTGGAGCGTGTGAAGAAGACGCCGAACGGATGGGCGGCACGCTGCCCCGCGCACGACGACAAGGGGCCATCCCTGTCCGTTCGTGAACTCGATGACGGCCGCGTGCTCGTGCATTGCTTCGCTGGCTGTGACGTCCACCAGATCGTCGGCGCGGTCGGGCTGCAGATTACCGACCTGTTCCCGCCGCGCGAGACCTCGCACCACTACCCGCGCGAGCGCCGCCCGTTCCCCGCTGCCGATGTGCTCCGGGCGATCGGCTTCGAGGTGCTTGTCGTGATGACGGCCGGCGCCGCGCTTCTCGATAGCAAACCATTCAGCGAAGCGGACCGCGAACGGCTCGCGCTGGCGGTCGGGCGCATCCGCGCGGCCGCAAAGTATGCGGGGGTGCTCAATGGCTGAGTTCGATCGCGGGACATCGTTTCTCGACCAAGAGGCCGCGAAGATCCTCGAAGCGCCGCCGCCGACTCTGCAACTCGTGGAAGTCGCGGATGTGTTCGCATCGCCGCCCCCGGCGCCTGAATACTGGATCGAGCAACTGATGCCGGCCGGCGTGGTAACGCTTCTGGGGGCGCACGGTGGCACCGGCAAATCCATGCTCGCGCTGATTGCTGCGGTGTGCATGGCGCAGGGCCTGCCGTTCATGGGCAAGGCGACGAAGCCGGCGCGCGTGGCGTTCTACAGTGGCGAGGACCCCGCGCCCCTGCTGCGCTGGCGCTTGGCGAATATCTGCCGGCACCTCGACGTCGACCCCGCGGACCTATCGGGCAACCTGATGGTGCTGGACGCGACCGAAGGCGACCCGGCGCTATACACCCGCGATGGCGACGTGACGCGCGCCTATACCGAGCTGCTGCGCCTGGCGGAGAACCGCGCCGCCGATGTGTTCATCATCGATAACGCTTCAGACACTTTCGATGGTGACGAGATCAGGCGCGCCGAGGTGCGCAAGTTCGTTCGTGCGCTCGCTCGCCTGACCCGTCCGCAGGGCGGGGGCGTGCTGCTGCTTGTGCATATCGACCGTGCATCGGCCCGCGGGAACGTCGGGAACGATGGGGGGTACTCGGGAAGCACGGCATGGCACAACAGCGCGCGCAGTCGCCTTTTCCTGGTGACCGATGCGCAGACGAAGGACCTCGAACTGAAGCACGAGAAATGCAACGTAGGTCCGCGCGCCGAGCCGATCCGGCTGACCTGGGGCGCGCATGGCGTAATCGTGCCGGCCGGTTCCATGCCGGACTGCTCCGGGCTAATTGCCACCGCACACCGCGATTCGGTCCTGAGGCTGCTTGCGGAGTTCTACGACCGAGGCGAGTACATCCCCACGTCCGTGAACGCCCCGGGGAACGCATTCAAGACCCTGCAGGGGGAGCGGAGCTTTCCGCCCCGTACGCAGCGCGCCGAGTTCTGGCGACTGCTGCGCGATGCCGAGCGCGCGGGGCACCTTGTCCGCGAACTCTACCGGACCGGCGACCGCAAGGAGCGCGAGCGGTGGAGCGTGACCCCGGCCGGCCGGTCTGCCGCTGGCATTGCGCCAAGTGCGCCAACTGCGCGCCAACCTGAAGAAAGCGCACCCGGCGCAAGTGGCGCGCCAAGTGCGCCAACTGCGCAGGGGGGTATGGGGGGAGAGCGCGCGCGCGCAACTCGGCGCACGAGGGGTACGCGCACGCCCGCCGACACGCCGCCCGAGGGGGTGGAGGCGGGTGAAGTTGGCGCACCTGTGGAGGCGGACGCATGAGCCGCCACACGACCCCGGCGACGGTCGGCGACGGTGGCGACGGTCTCGCGCGCATCCTCGC
This region of Thauera sp. JM12B12 genomic DNA includes:
- a CDS encoding helix-turn-helix domain-containing protein, coding for MTLAKENAPAMTRAQSNTSAADSTRIARLKTIAADHPGNDVERQRDRVLAALQEGPLSTVEARRWLDVMHPAMRVLELRAIGLRIDTVWSLEPTECGRLHRMGRYHLRVGVAG
- a CDS encoding AAA family ATPase, coding for MAEFDRGTSFLDQEAAKILEAPPPTLQLVEVADVFASPPPAPEYWIEQLMPAGVVTLLGAHGGTGKSMLALIAAVCMAQGLPFMGKATKPARVAFYSGEDPAPLLRWRLANICRHLDVDPADLSGNLMVLDATEGDPALYTRDGDVTRAYTELLRLAENRAADVFIIDNASDTFDGDEIRRAEVRKFVRALARLTRPQGGGVLLLVHIDRASARGNVGNDGGYSGSTAWHNSARSRLFLVTDAQTKDLELKHEKCNVGPRAEPIRLTWGAHGVIVPAGSMPDCSGLIATAHRDSVLRLLAEFYDRGEYIPTSVNAPGNAFKTLQGERSFPPRTQRAEFWRLLRDAERAGHLVRELYRTGDRKERERWSVTPAGRSAAGIAPSAPTARQPEESAPGASGAPSAPTAQGGMGGERARATRRTRGTRTPADTPPEGVEAGEVGAPVEADA